Part of the Bacillus sp. N1-1 genome, TACACGCGCGCGGTTGAGCACATGAATTAAGCTACTCTTTACTTCTTCAAAACTCATCTCTGAAGTAGGTTTTCGAGCAATAACGACAAAGTCATATGGATATTTAATTTGATCGGATAATTGATGGAAGGATTCTTTTACGAGTCTCTTCACACGATTTCTTGTAACTGCATTTCCGATCCGCTTACTTACTGAAAGACCTAGTCGAAATTGAGGTTGATCATTTCGCTTTAATACGTACACAACAAATTGTCTGTTTGCAGTTGAGTTTCCATTCTTGAAAACGTTCTGGAACTCAGAATTCTTTTTAATCCGGTAGTTGCTGTTCAATCCGCACACTCCCAGTGTT contains:
- the rnpA gene encoding ribonuclease P protein component → MNSNYRIKKNSEFQNVFKNGNSTANRQFVVYVLKRNDQPQFRLGLSVSKRIGNAVTRNRVKRLVKESFHQLSDQIKYPYDFVVIARKPTSEMSFEEVKSSLIHVLNRARVLRGVKQTGKGRAAK